Part of the Trichoderma asperellum chromosome 1, complete sequence genome is shown below.
tgaaaaaaaaaaaaagctccaagcagcggcagagagaATTCGCGGCCCGCCGAGATACATCCAAAGCCAGCGGACAAGATCGAGCCGATCGAAGCACAGCGTCATAGCccttgcttgcttgttgCCGAACGGTCTGAAACCCACTTACTCGCTCAAGCCTCGTACTGAGAGataggaagagagaagaagaagagcgagaggaGAGCAAAGGAATATACGTAACTACCACCGCCAAGGTACGACGTGCCTTTTCACggagaaaacaaacaaaagtgCTCTCTACCCACCTGCCGTACCCAATATCGtactctttcttttgtttcccGTAGGCTGATGTATGTGGTGTTTCTCTAAAGCAAAAGGATGCACTTTCGCCCGGTCGAACAATCGATGGATGACGAGTATCTCGGACAGGGAGGCGGAGGCGGATCTGGCGATGCGACGGCGCCAGaagctggctctggctctggcggcATGTATTCTTCTCTGGACGATGTTTTTGGCCCCGAATCCGAATCAGTACCGACGACTGGTAGTGGCACTGCCGCTACTGTCGTCACCTCTCTAGACAGGCCTGAAAGCCCTCTTCATCCATCTGATATGCGGCGGCTGGAGGCAGAACACGCAACTGCGGGGTACCGGGAGGGCATCTCGGCGGCAAAGGAACAGACCGTCCAGGCTGGCTTCGACGAGGGCTTCAGTCTCGGGGCTACGATTGGCCTGGCTGCAGGCCAGTTGCTCGGCATGCTGGAAGGCATCAATGACGCTCTGAAAAACAGACTGGGCGACCAAGCCAGCGGCGAGGATGGAGAAAgcacagcagctgcaacGGCAACCTCCCAGTTACTGACAGaggcgagagaagagctgAGCGTGCCCAAGATATTCAGTCCGGACTACTGGGCCCCTGATGGAAATTGGAGTTACGACGTCGAGCCGGATGGCGACGGTGACCAAGTCCTGTTCCCTGATGTGGCAAAAGCCCACCCTTTGATAAGGAAGTGGACCACCATCGTCGACGAGCAGGTCAGGCTGTGGAAGATTGACCGGTCTATgctcgatggcgatgatggcgatgcgagGATGGAGGCAGCGGCAGACGACACAGTCACTGCTGGCACTAGCACTATCCCGCTCCCTCCGCCTGCATCGAAGCAGCCTCTAGATTGGTGAGAAGGTCAAGATAAGGCATGCGCAAAGCGCTTTTCGCCTTTACCGAGCAAAAGTTCCCAGGGCCGTCGTCCCGCCACGTCATTGTCACGCCTTGCCTCGGCCTACCTTGGCTTTTCGGTTACTCCAGCATACGGCTTCTGGCTTGCAACTTGCCCCATTTGCTTCTTTACTTCCTCACCCTGGGAGGTTACCCGATCGCTGGGGAagaatagattt
Proteins encoded:
- a CDS encoding uncharacterized protein (EggNog:ENOG41); this translates as MHFRPVEQSMDDEYLGQGGGGGSGDATAPEAGSGSGGMYSSLDDVFGPESESVPTTGSGTAATVVTSLDRPESPLHPSDMRRLEAEHATAGYREGISAAKEQTVQAGFDEGFSLGATIGLAAGQLLGMLEGINDALKNRLGDQASGEDGESTAAATATSQLLTEAREELSVPKIFSPDYWAPDGNWSYDVEPDGDGDQVLFPDVAKAHPLIRKWTTIVDEQVRLWKIDRSMLDGDDGDARMEAAADDTVTAGTSTIPLPPPASKQPLDW